The Thalassotalea nanhaiensis genome has a window encoding:
- a CDS encoding EAL domain-containing protein: MSTLARIFFKNIFVTAIFFICYFSFSLYSLNNFLNEAKSDHHTSLKKITEHYQGDDLKGFSKQLRLAFEYDELVITDFNNDVIYKYTNSDPSFSILALFNGETKLETVKNNALSIYIKYRLNNDSLFNLYNSITLFILLTALSVLIVGSLVTNSVTGRASRKASKKISELIATEIKTAITNRETTGKLTLPTEFDDVNSVLTELKTFVSNKLLKTQELQQTAYIDHLTELENRSGFVDFFTEFTQSNKSSGFGVLIITRCSELQTINQVHGYQEGDRYICQVANILKAQVKHLESAHVYRLNGSDFATFLPNITLKAAEKFSEELTGLFNEYQQLADFDSIAFSGIVKIDVHRPLGEMLALADTAISMAQTRNKNSWYVQRDPELLQSETAGFGNQNWNKEISYVIENQSVSLLSQLIQPSSRNNRIYSEVLSRFTSSEGDILPTATFIAMAEKLDKIILIDRLVIEKTLNEIKEKNLSEQTFGINLSTRSIHDEHFVIWLERRLLKDHDIATRLVFEISEYGLEQNIKGSSHFIDMVHRVGARICVEHFGVGITSFKFFRELSPDYIKMDGSYTRNIHLDKNNQYFLRLMIDLAHRLGIRVLAESVETQEEKYTFDEVFMDGCQGFYLGKPEPL; the protein is encoded by the coding sequence TGAAGCAAAAAGCGATCATCACACCTCACTTAAAAAGATCACTGAGCATTATCAAGGAGATGACCTAAAAGGCTTTTCTAAACAGTTACGTTTGGCATTTGAATACGACGAATTGGTAATTACTGATTTTAATAATGATGTGATTTACAAATATACAAACTCTGATCCTAGTTTCAGTATTTTAGCGTTATTTAATGGTGAGACAAAACTTGAAACTGTCAAAAATAACGCTTTAAGCATCTACATCAAGTATCGTCTAAACAATGACAGTTTATTTAACTTATATAACTCGATTACCCTATTTATTCTATTAACTGCACTCTCCGTGTTAATCGTTGGTTCATTGGTAACAAACTCGGTAACTGGTAGAGCGAGTCGCAAAGCTTCAAAGAAAATTTCTGAACTTATTGCTACAGAAATTAAAACCGCAATTACCAATAGAGAAACAACGGGGAAATTGACTCTTCCAACTGAATTTGACGATGTAAACAGCGTACTTACCGAGCTAAAAACCTTTGTCAGTAATAAACTACTCAAAACGCAAGAGTTGCAGCAAACCGCTTATATTGATCATTTAACAGAACTTGAGAATCGCAGCGGCTTTGTAGACTTCTTTACCGAGTTTACCCAATCAAACAAATCTTCCGGTTTTGGAGTGCTTATAATCACCCGCTGTTCAGAGCTGCAAACCATTAACCAAGTACACGGGTATCAGGAAGGTGATCGTTATATTTGCCAAGTTGCCAATATATTAAAAGCACAAGTTAAACACTTGGAATCAGCCCATGTATACCGTTTAAACGGCTCTGACTTTGCTACATTCTTGCCTAATATCACGTTAAAAGCAGCTGAAAAATTCAGTGAAGAATTGACAGGTCTGTTTAATGAATATCAACAACTTGCTGATTTTGATTCAATAGCCTTCTCTGGCATCGTAAAGATTGATGTGCATCGTCCGCTTGGTGAAATGTTGGCATTGGCCGATACCGCCATAAGCATGGCGCAAACCCGTAATAAGAATTCTTGGTATGTACAACGAGATCCTGAGTTGTTACAAAGCGAAACCGCTGGCTTTGGTAACCAAAACTGGAATAAAGAAATCAGTTATGTAATTGAAAATCAAAGTGTTTCATTACTTTCTCAATTAATTCAACCAAGTAGCCGTAACAATAGAATATACAGCGAGGTGTTATCTCGCTTTACCAGCTCAGAAGGTGACATTTTACCTACTGCTACCTTTATTGCCATGGCCGAAAAGCTTGATAAAATCATCTTGATCGATCGCTTAGTGATTGAGAAAACTCTCAATGAAATTAAAGAAAAAAACCTGAGCGAACAAACCTTTGGTATTAATTTAAGCACACGTTCTATTCACGATGAACATTTTGTAATTTGGTTAGAGCGCCGTTTATTAAAAGATCATGACATTGCAACACGTTTGGTGTTTGAAATAAGTGAATATGGTTTAGAGCAAAACATTAAAGGCAGTTCACATTTTATCGATATGGTACACCGAGTTGGTGCTAGAATTTGTGTTGAACACTTTGGTGTCGGTATCACTTCATTTAAATTCTTCAGAGAGTTATCGCCTGATTACATAAAAATGGATGGTAGCTATACACGCAACATTCACTTAGACAAAAATAATCAGTACTTTTTACGCCTAATGATAGATCTTGCTCACCGTTTAGGTATTCGAGTGTTAGCTGAAAGTGTTGAAACTCAGGAAGAAAAGTATACCTTTGACGAAGTATTTATGGATGGTTGCCAAGGATTTTACCTGGGCAAACCAGAACCGCTGTAA